A window of Aeromicrobium sp. A1-2 contains these coding sequences:
- a CDS encoding nitronate monooxygenase family protein — MIDQLLTTPLTELVGVRHPVVQTGMGWVAGPSLVSGTANAGGLGILASATMTLAELEQAIIEVKERTDAPFGVNLRADAADAPARCRLLIEYGVKVASFALAPKPELIASLKEHDIVVIPSVGLPKHAVKVESWGADAVMIQGGEGGGHTGSVPTTLLLPTVLDAVDIPVIAAGGFFDGRGLAAALSYGAAGVGMGTRFLLTAESRVPDEVKQRYLSAGLDDTVVTKKVDGMPHRMLRTDLVDQVEGSSGLRRLVPTARRTLQFKRMAGMSWKELAIDGRAMRKEQGRTLGQLALAANTPMMLKAGLVEGDPTAGVLASGQVVGVISDLPSCEQLIDRVIIEAAASLKRAGAYL; from the coding sequence ATGATCGACCAATTGCTCACCACACCGCTCACCGAGCTCGTAGGCGTCCGCCACCCGGTCGTGCAGACCGGCATGGGCTGGGTCGCCGGCCCGAGTCTGGTCAGCGGCACCGCCAACGCAGGGGGGCTCGGTATCCTCGCATCCGCGACGATGACCCTGGCCGAGCTGGAGCAGGCGATCATCGAGGTCAAGGAACGCACGGACGCCCCGTTCGGCGTGAACCTGCGCGCAGATGCAGCTGACGCTCCGGCGCGGTGCAGGCTCCTGATCGAGTACGGCGTCAAGGTCGCCTCATTCGCTCTCGCCCCGAAGCCCGAGCTGATTGCCAGCCTCAAGGAGCACGACATCGTCGTGATCCCCAGCGTGGGCCTGCCCAAGCACGCCGTGAAGGTCGAGTCCTGGGGTGCCGACGCCGTGATGATCCAGGGCGGAGAGGGCGGCGGCCACACCGGCTCCGTCCCCACCACACTCCTGCTGCCGACGGTCCTCGACGCTGTCGACATCCCGGTCATCGCGGCGGGAGGCTTCTTCGACGGGCGCGGTCTGGCAGCTGCGCTGTCGTACGGTGCGGCCGGTGTCGGCATGGGGACACGATTCCTGCTGACGGCCGAGAGCCGCGTGCCCGACGAGGTCAAGCAGCGGTACCTGTCCGCGGGCCTCGACGACACCGTGGTGACCAAGAAGGTCGACGGCATGCCGCACCGGATGCTCCGCACCGACCTCGTCGATCAGGTCGAAGGATCCTCCGGCCTCCGACGGCTCGTCCCGACGGCTCGGCGCACACTGCAGTTCAAGCGCATGGCCGGCATGTCGTGGAAGGAGCTCGCGATCGACGGGCGGGCGATGCGCAAGGAGCAGGGCCGCACCCTCGGCCAGCTTGCTCTCGCAGCCAACACCCCGATGATGCTCAAGGCCGGCCTCGTGGAGGGCGACCCCACCGCCGGTGTGCTCGCATCGGGGCAGGTCGTCGGTGTCATCAGCGACCTGCCGAGCTGCGAGCAGCTCATCGATCGCGTGATCATCGAGGCTGCGGCATCCTTGAAGCGAGCCGGCGCCTACCTCTGA
- a CDS encoding TetR/AcrR family transcriptional regulator — MTNSGADGRPHGREQIRSAVLSAANSLVAERGPDGFSVRDIATRAGVNHALVHRHFGTKADVLEQVLAAEAEDVVAAVLQSGLPIAGDADADVVARLLDLLAERQTYWRTLVHAVLASPEAALPGTASTTELFSGLWRGGDVDRAASTSVAGMTVLGWLIFGTFMTDATGADPEEVRRAVAEQVAALIAGQR, encoded by the coding sequence GTGACCAATTCCGGTGCGGACGGCAGGCCCCATGGGCGCGAGCAGATCCGTTCGGCTGTGCTGTCGGCCGCCAACTCGCTGGTGGCCGAGCGCGGGCCGGACGGCTTCTCGGTGCGCGACATCGCCACCCGGGCGGGGGTCAACCACGCTCTGGTTCACCGCCACTTCGGCACCAAGGCCGATGTGCTCGAGCAGGTCCTGGCCGCCGAGGCCGAGGACGTCGTGGCCGCCGTGCTGCAGTCCGGCTTGCCGATCGCTGGCGATGCGGACGCCGACGTCGTGGCCAGGCTGCTCGACCTGCTGGCCGAGCGCCAGACATACTGGCGGACGTTGGTCCATGCCGTGCTGGCCAGTCCCGAGGCCGCGCTACCGGGTACGGCCTCGACGACCGAACTCTTCTCGGGTCTGTGGCGTGGTGGAGACGTGGACCGGGCGGCGTCGACCTCGGTCGCCGGCATGACCGTGCTCGGCTGGCTGATCTTCGGCACGTTCATGACCGACGCCACGGGCGCCGACCCCGAGGAGGTTCGGCGCGCAGTGGCCGAGCAGGTTGCAGCGCTGATCGCGGGTCAGAGGTAG
- a CDS encoding SDR family oxidoreductase, whose translation MKTFVVSGSASGIGAATTEVLRSQGDRVITVDLRDAEVTADLSTPAGRNHAVTQVQRLTDVVHGLVPCAGLAGATGVDSALVVSVNFFGAVALARGLQPQLASAGGASVVLLASNSITGMPGWRVSVADLCLADDEPAARADAVRAESVMVYPATKAALAWWARREGTTEPWIGHGIRLNAVAPGMIDSPMTDQLLADPEIGPLLEAYPTAIGRVGRPEEVAALIAFMLSDACSLMVGSVVYADGGTDAILHPESPQGWAVQRGE comes from the coding sequence GTGAAGACCTTCGTCGTCAGCGGGTCCGCCAGCGGTATCGGTGCCGCCACGACCGAGGTGCTGCGCAGCCAGGGAGATCGGGTCATCACAGTGGACCTCCGGGACGCCGAGGTGACGGCCGACCTGTCCACGCCCGCCGGCCGGAATCACGCCGTGACACAGGTGCAGCGACTGACCGACGTCGTGCACGGACTGGTGCCGTGCGCGGGTCTGGCCGGCGCCACCGGCGTCGACTCAGCGCTCGTGGTCTCAGTCAACTTCTTCGGAGCCGTGGCCCTGGCTCGCGGCCTTCAACCACAGCTCGCATCGGCGGGTGGCGCCAGCGTCGTCCTGCTTGCCTCGAACTCCATCACGGGCATGCCGGGTTGGCGCGTCTCCGTGGCCGACCTCTGCCTGGCTGACGACGAGCCCGCTGCTCGTGCCGACGCGGTCAGGGCCGAGTCCGTCATGGTCTACCCGGCGACCAAGGCCGCACTGGCGTGGTGGGCGCGTCGCGAGGGCACCACGGAGCCCTGGATCGGCCACGGCATCCGGCTCAACGCCGTCGCGCCCGGCATGATCGACAGCCCTATGACCGATCAGCTCCTGGCCGATCCGGAGATCGGCCCGCTCCTGGAGGCCTACCCGACTGCTATAGGTCGTGTCGGACGCCCGGAGGAGGTGGCGGCATTGATCGCATTCATGCTGTCCGACGCCTGCAGCCTGATGGTCGGCTCGGTCGTCTACGCCGACGGCGGGACCGATGCGATCCTGCACCCGGAGTCCCCCCAAGGTTGGGCCGTCCAGCGGGGCGAGTGA
- a CDS encoding SDR family oxidoreductase — protein MNMLEGRIAIVTGAGRGIGRAHALELARQGAKVVVNDFGVSLAGEREESPADSVVAEIKALGGDAVSNGADVADFAEAEAMVQQAIETFGGLDILVNNAGFVRDRMLVNTSEEEWDAVIRVHLKGHFAPLRHAGAYWRAESKAGRQRDARVINTSSGAGLQGSIGQTTYSAAKAGIAGMTLVAAAEMGRYGVTVNAIAPVAQTRMTEGAFDTSAMAQPEDNSPIVAWLASVEAGDVTGRVIEIDGGQICVEQAWTHGPKRDIGRRWATVDVGAALRELIAQGATPEPVYGTS, from the coding sequence ATGAACATGCTCGAAGGCCGAATCGCGATTGTCACCGGAGCCGGTCGAGGCATTGGTCGAGCGCACGCGCTCGAGCTGGCCCGACAGGGCGCGAAGGTCGTGGTCAACGACTTCGGTGTTTCGCTCGCGGGGGAGCGAGAGGAGTCGCCCGCCGACTCGGTCGTGGCCGAGATCAAGGCGCTCGGAGGTGACGCGGTGTCCAACGGCGCCGACGTCGCGGACTTCGCCGAGGCCGAGGCGATGGTGCAGCAGGCCATCGAGACGTTCGGTGGCCTCGACATCCTGGTCAACAATGCCGGATTCGTCCGCGACCGCATGCTCGTCAACACCTCGGAGGAGGAGTGGGACGCCGTCATCCGTGTGCACCTCAAGGGTCACTTCGCGCCGCTGCGCCACGCGGGAGCGTACTGGCGTGCGGAGTCCAAGGCCGGTCGCCAACGCGATGCGCGGGTCATCAACACCTCATCCGGCGCCGGTCTCCAAGGATCCATCGGCCAGACGACATACTCCGCGGCCAAGGCCGGCATCGCCGGAATGACGCTCGTGGCGGCGGCAGAGATGGGGCGCTACGGCGTCACCGTCAATGCGATCGCCCCGGTGGCACAGACGCGGATGACCGAGGGCGCGTTCGACACCTCGGCGATGGCGCAGCCCGAGGACAACTCTCCGATCGTCGCCTGGCTCGCTTCGGTCGAGGCGGGGGACGTCACGGGCCGGGTCATCGAGATCGACGGAGGTCAGATCTGCGTCGAGCAGGCGTGGACCCACGGACCGAAGCGTGACATCGGCCGCCGCTGGGCGACGGTCGACGTCGGTGCGGCGCTCCGCGAGCTCATCGCGCAAGGCGCAACCCCTGAGCCTGTGTACGGAACCAGCTAG
- a CDS encoding SDR family oxidoreductase, whose product MTLSLDLSGRVALVTGGSRGIGRGIAAVLVEAGASVITCARSDVLEASPGTEHIACDVRDVDAVGAMIAGIVDRHGRLDLLVNNAGGAPYALAVDSGARLDEKILGLNLAAVLTVSKAANAVMQQQDAGGAIVNISSVSALRPSPGTASYGAAKAGVDSLATSLAVEWGPKVRINSIDVGLCRTEQTADHYGDDATVAAVEATIPLGRMAEPEEVGRVVAFLASDLASYVSGATVACHGGGEPPVFLYVVNQEKK is encoded by the coding sequence ATGACTTTGTCGCTGGACCTGTCCGGACGCGTCGCCCTGGTGACCGGGGGCTCGCGTGGCATCGGCCGGGGGATCGCTGCCGTCCTGGTCGAGGCGGGCGCCTCGGTGATCACCTGCGCTCGATCAGATGTCCTCGAAGCGTCTCCAGGCACCGAGCACATTGCGTGCGACGTCAGGGATGTCGATGCCGTCGGGGCCATGATCGCCGGGATCGTCGATCGGCACGGTCGACTTGACCTGCTGGTCAACAACGCCGGTGGAGCGCCCTACGCCTTGGCTGTCGACTCCGGCGCGCGGCTCGACGAGAAGATCCTCGGCCTCAACCTCGCCGCGGTCCTGACGGTCTCGAAGGCCGCCAATGCCGTGATGCAACAGCAGGACGCCGGCGGTGCCATCGTGAACATCTCCTCGGTCTCTGCCTTGCGTCCGTCGCCGGGCACGGCCTCGTACGGCGCGGCCAAGGCCGGCGTCGACTCGCTCGCCACCTCACTGGCCGTCGAATGGGGGCCCAAGGTGCGGATCAACAGCATCGACGTCGGGTTGTGCCGCACCGAGCAGACTGCCGACCACTACGGCGACGACGCCACAGTGGCGGCGGTCGAGGCCACGATTCCGCTCGGCCGGATGGCCGAGCCCGAAGAGGTCGGTCGCGTGGTCGCGTTCCTGGCCTCCGACCTCGCGTCGTACGTGTCCGGCGCCACCGTCGCCTGCCACGGAGGTGGCGAACCGCCCGTCTTCTTGTACGTCGTCAACCAGGAGAAGAAATGA
- a CDS encoding SRPBCC family protein has translation MAVSGSTEFDVSASPEEVMDAVAAIEDLPQRSGPHQSAEVESRHEDGRPHRVRAKVSAAGFKDEEVTDYAWDGLESVTWTLAESAVQSTQVGTYTLTPTASGTHITLDLEIGVKVPMPGFVLKRVLKTALDTGSKDFKKYLESR, from the coding sequence ATGGCAGTGTCCGGAAGCACCGAGTTCGACGTCTCCGCCTCGCCCGAGGAGGTCATGGACGCCGTGGCGGCCATCGAGGATCTCCCTCAGCGTTCGGGTCCGCACCAGTCTGCCGAAGTCGAGTCCCGACATGAGGACGGGCGACCGCACCGGGTGCGAGCCAAGGTCAGTGCGGCCGGCTTCAAGGACGAGGAGGTCACCGACTACGCGTGGGACGGGCTGGAGTCGGTCACGTGGACGCTGGCCGAGAGTGCCGTGCAGTCCACGCAGGTCGGGACCTACACGCTGACGCCCACCGCCTCCGGCACCCACATCACGCTGGATCTTGAGATCGGGGTCAAGGTGCCGATGCCTGGTTTCGTGCTGAAACGAGTGCTGAAGACCGCGCTCGACACCGGCAGCAAGGACTTCAAGAAGTATCTCGAGAGCCGCTGA
- a CDS encoding CoA-transferase subunit beta, whose amino-acid sequence MTDVTRAEYCAVAIADCFADDGEIMGSPMGLLPTLGARLAKNTTNPLLMLTDGEARILRGTPPLGQTADVTEGWMPFRLVLESVVSFGKRHVMMGATQVDRHGNQNISAIGSWDKPTRQLLGVRGAPGNTVNNKTSYWVPKHSTRVVVEQVDIVSGVGRARAEAAGPAAAKFHDVHRLVTDLGVFDFGGPGHTLRFVSVHPGSSVEEVRAASGCEIHTDGDVPATREPTSEELVLMRELLDPRSLRDREVAPR is encoded by the coding sequence ATGACCGACGTGACCCGCGCTGAGTACTGCGCCGTTGCCATTGCCGACTGCTTCGCCGATGACGGCGAGATCATGGGCAGCCCCATGGGCCTGCTCCCCACGCTCGGCGCGCGGCTGGCCAAGAACACCACCAACCCATTGTTGATGCTGACCGATGGCGAGGCCCGCATCCTGCGCGGTACTCCCCCGCTCGGCCAGACGGCGGACGTCACGGAGGGCTGGATGCCGTTCCGCCTCGTGCTCGAGTCGGTCGTCTCCTTTGGGAAGAGACACGTCATGATGGGCGCGACCCAGGTCGACCGACACGGCAACCAGAACATCTCCGCCATCGGCTCGTGGGACAAACCCACTCGTCAATTGCTCGGTGTGCGCGGAGCCCCGGGCAACACGGTCAACAACAAGACCTCCTACTGGGTCCCGAAGCACTCCACCCGGGTCGTGGTCGAGCAGGTCGACATCGTCTCGGGCGTCGGGCGCGCCCGCGCCGAGGCCGCTGGCCCGGCCGCCGCGAAGTTCCACGACGTGCACCGCCTGGTCACTGATCTGGGCGTCTTCGACTTCGGCGGACCCGGCCACACGCTGCGCTTCGTGTCGGTCCATCCCGGCTCATCGGTCGAGGAGGTTCGGGCCGCGAGTGGCTGCGAGATCCACACCGACGGCGATGTCCCGGCCACGCGCGAGCCCACGTCCGAGGAACTGGTGCTGATGCGCGAGCTGCTCGATCCCCGGAGTCTCCGAGACCGCGAAGTGGCACCCCGATGA
- a CDS encoding SDR family NAD(P)-dependent oxidoreductase encodes MTDQFAPDFADNSGVALVVGGSGGLGAATAQMLAARGSDVAVTFRGNQESGEAVAAAAAASGVRSSAHALDLASAEDCAALLTHLAGTYGGIHTLVYAAGPHVPMVHLSTVSPADFAAQISQDAVGFFNIAQPALPLLRGTRGSIVAITTAATTRFPVRDGLSSAPKGAVDALVRALAAEEGRFGVRVNAVGPGMLTDGMAARLIASGELDDNALAITRSNIPLRTFGSAADIAEAVCFLASSRAGFITGQKLDVDGGYSV; translated from the coding sequence ATGACCGATCAATTCGCGCCCGACTTTGCCGACAACTCCGGCGTCGCCCTCGTCGTGGGCGGCAGTGGGGGGCTTGGCGCCGCCACGGCCCAGATGCTGGCCGCACGCGGCTCCGATGTCGCGGTCACCTTCCGCGGCAATCAGGAGTCCGGCGAGGCAGTGGCGGCAGCGGCCGCTGCATCCGGAGTGCGATCGTCGGCCCACGCCCTCGACCTCGCCAGCGCCGAGGACTGCGCGGCCCTGCTGACGCACCTGGCCGGGACGTACGGCGGAATCCACACCCTGGTCTACGCGGCAGGGCCGCACGTGCCGATGGTCCACCTGTCCACGGTCTCCCCCGCCGACTTCGCCGCCCAGATCTCGCAGGACGCCGTGGGCTTCTTCAACATCGCCCAGCCCGCGCTACCCCTGCTTCGGGGCACCCGGGGATCGATCGTCGCGATCACGACCGCTGCCACGACCCGCTTTCCCGTCCGCGACGGTCTGTCGTCCGCACCCAAGGGTGCCGTCGATGCCTTGGTGCGTGCGCTCGCCGCCGAGGAGGGGCGCTTCGGCGTCCGCGTCAATGCCGTCGGTCCCGGCATGCTGACCGATGGGATGGCGGCACGCCTGATCGCCTCGGGCGAGCTCGACGACAACGCGCTGGCCATCACCCGGTCGAACATCCCGCTGCGCACGTTCGGCAGTGCCGCCGACATCGCCGAGGCAGTCTGCTTCCTGGCGTCGAGCCGGGCTGGCTTCATCACGGGTCAGAAGCTCGACGTCGACGGCGGCTACTCCGTCTGA
- a CDS encoding CoA transferase subunit A: MKAPSKELTIDQIIGRINSGMTVGIGGWGSRRKPMALVRAILRSDLTDLHIVSYAGPDVGLLLAAGKASKVTYAFATLDSIPLEPWFGRARQEGTAQFREWDEGMFQNGLRAAAQRVSFLPMRAGLGSAVLENDTDLRTVVSPYDQDEELVAVPALNLDVALVHMNRADAMGNGQYLGPDPYFDDLFCMAAREAYVSTEQIIDTAGLTVDAPLQSLLLNRTMVTGVVETPNGAHFTDCTPTYGRDEKFQKAYATAAKTPEDWAVFNQRFLSGDEAAYQAAVTAFTEEATP; encoded by the coding sequence ATGAAGGCACCGTCCAAGGAGCTGACGATCGACCAGATCATCGGCCGCATCAACAGCGGGATGACAGTCGGCATTGGCGGCTGGGGCTCGCGCCGCAAGCCGATGGCACTGGTACGAGCCATCCTGCGGAGCGACCTCACCGACCTGCACATCGTCTCGTACGCCGGACCCGACGTCGGCCTGCTGCTGGCGGCCGGCAAGGCCAGCAAGGTGACGTATGCGTTCGCGACCCTGGACTCGATTCCGCTCGAGCCATGGTTCGGGCGGGCGCGCCAGGAGGGAACGGCGCAGTTCCGCGAGTGGGACGAGGGCATGTTCCAGAACGGTTTGCGCGCCGCCGCCCAGCGCGTCTCCTTCCTGCCGATGCGCGCGGGTCTGGGATCGGCAGTGCTGGAGAACGACACCGACCTGCGCACGGTCGTGTCGCCCTATGACCAGGACGAGGAGCTGGTCGCGGTCCCCGCGCTCAACCTCGACGTCGCGCTGGTGCACATGAACCGGGCTGACGCGATGGGCAACGGACAGTACCTCGGTCCGGATCCCTACTTCGACGATCTGTTCTGCATGGCGGCCCGCGAAGCGTACGTCTCCACCGAGCAGATCATCGACACGGCCGGACTGACCGTCGATGCCCCCCTGCAGAGCCTGTTGCTCAACCGCACGATGGTGACCGGCGTCGTGGAGACACCCAACGGCGCTCACTTCACCGACTGCACCCCGACCTATGGGCGGGACGAGAAGTTCCAGAAGGCGTACGCGACGGCGGCCAAGACGCCCGAGGACTGGGCTGTGTTCAACCAGCGGTTCCTGTCCGGCGACGAGGCCGCCTACCAAGCCGCAGTCACCGCATTCACCGAGGAGGCCACCCCATGA
- a CDS encoding SRPBCC domain-containing protein produces MRVQIEAPAAFVWDVLVDYARYPEWNPFTIEVRTTLEIGSSIELTLPSYDGTGVMLVSQERVREVEPPHHLRYDNRDEVPGVLGVRDQWIASLGPGRCSYVTTNTLSGEHAALVIGLTGEWIKSGLDSVARALKVRAEELSA; encoded by the coding sequence GTGAGGGTCCAGATCGAGGCACCGGCAGCGTTCGTGTGGGACGTGCTGGTCGACTACGCGAGGTACCCGGAGTGGAATCCGTTCACCATCGAGGTGCGTACGACACTGGAGATCGGTTCGTCGATCGAGCTGACTCTTCCGTCGTACGACGGAACCGGCGTGATGCTGGTCAGCCAGGAGCGCGTCCGTGAGGTCGAGCCGCCGCACCACCTGCGGTACGACAACCGCGACGAGGTCCCGGGAGTGCTGGGCGTGCGGGATCAGTGGATCGCGTCTCTCGGACCGGGCCGCTGCTCGTACGTCACGACCAACACGCTCAGCGGCGAGCACGCCGCCCTCGTGATCGGCCTCACGGGGGAGTGGATCAAGTCGGGCCTGGACTCTGTGGCCCGGGCGCTGAAGGTTCGCGCCGAGGAGCTGTCGGCATGA
- a CDS encoding acetyl-CoA C-acetyltransferase: MSSPTAYIIDAVRTPVGRRGGSLAEMHSADLGGHVLKALMDRTGVDPGAVDDVIMGCCDTIGSQAGDVARTAWLVAGLPDHVPGVTIDRQCGSSQQSVHFAAQGVMSGTQGLVVAGGLQNMSAIPISAAMLVADQYGFSTPFAESPGWQARYGNQEVSQFKSAEMIAEKWDISREQMEEFALASHERARTAIAEGRFAAEIAPVGGFTTDECPRETSLEKMAGLTPLTPGGRITAAVASQLSDAASAVLIASERAVAEHDLRPRARVHHLSVRADDPIWMLTGPIAATKHALAKAGMSVSDIDLFECNEAFASVVLAWMQELDVPHDRVNVNGGGIALGHPIGATGTRLMTTLLHELERTGGRFGLQVMCEGGGQANVTIIERI, encoded by the coding sequence ATGAGCTCTCCCACGGCCTACATCATCGACGCGGTCCGCACCCCGGTCGGCCGCCGTGGTGGTTCGCTCGCCGAGATGCACTCGGCCGATCTGGGCGGCCACGTGCTGAAGGCGCTGATGGACCGCACCGGCGTCGACCCGGGCGCGGTCGACGACGTCATCATGGGTTGTTGCGACACGATCGGATCGCAGGCCGGTGATGTCGCCCGCACCGCGTGGCTGGTCGCCGGGCTCCCCGACCACGTTCCCGGGGTGACGATCGACCGGCAGTGCGGATCCTCGCAGCAGTCGGTCCACTTCGCGGCCCAGGGAGTGATGTCCGGGACGCAGGGCCTGGTCGTCGCGGGTGGCCTGCAGAACATGAGTGCCATCCCCATCTCGGCGGCGATGCTGGTGGCCGACCAGTATGGCTTCAGCACGCCGTTCGCCGAGTCTCCGGGCTGGCAGGCGCGCTACGGCAACCAGGAGGTCAGCCAGTTCAAGTCTGCCGAGATGATCGCGGAGAAGTGGGACATCAGCCGCGAGCAGATGGAGGAGTTCGCCCTGGCCTCGCACGAGCGGGCCCGCACGGCGATTGCCGAGGGCAGGTTCGCGGCAGAGATCGCGCCGGTCGGTGGGTTCACGACCGACGAGTGCCCGCGGGAGACATCGCTGGAGAAGATGGCCGGCCTGACGCCGCTGACCCCCGGCGGACGGATCACGGCCGCCGTCGCCTCCCAGCTCAGCGATGCGGCCAGCGCGGTGCTCATCGCATCGGAGCGAGCCGTCGCCGAGCACGACCTCAGGCCGCGTGCCCGGGTGCACCACCTCTCGGTGCGCGCGGATGACCCGATCTGGATGCTGACCGGCCCGATTGCCGCGACCAAGCATGCGCTGGCCAAGGCGGGCATGTCCGTCTCCGACATCGATCTGTTCGAGTGCAACGAAGCCTTCGCCTCAGTCGTGCTGGCCTGGATGCAGGAGCTGGACGTCCCCCACGACAGGGTCAACGTCAACGGCGGGGGCATCGCCCTGGGTCACCCGATCGGCGCGACCGGCACCCGCCTGATGACGACGCTGCTCCACGAGCTCGAACGCACCGGGGGGCGCTTCGGCCTGCAGGTCATGTGCGAGGGCGGCGGCCAGGCCAACGTCACCATCATCGAGAGGATCTAG
- a CDS encoding SDR family oxidoreductase — MILSDEVVIISGVGAGLGAKLAARAAAEGAKVVLAARSGDVTDQVAAQITAAGGDAIAVRCDVRKREDVERVAATAVETFGAITGLVNAAYSHPGLSDLLETSDQQLRRSMDVILHGGLEMSRAVVPHMAGGGSIVNVGTMSTRKPMRGEGGYAVAKAAMGCATQYLALELGEKGIRVNQAVLGWLDGPGVRFFLTMTAEASGISEQEVYDDIASRNPLNRIPADEACAGAVLYLLSSLASEVTGAIIDVNGGEYMPA, encoded by the coding sequence GTGATTCTCAGCGACGAAGTCGTCATCATCTCCGGGGTTGGCGCCGGCCTCGGTGCCAAGCTCGCGGCCCGTGCGGCGGCCGAGGGTGCCAAGGTCGTGCTGGCGGCCAGGTCCGGCGATGTCACGGATCAGGTGGCCGCTCAGATCACCGCGGCCGGTGGCGACGCGATCGCCGTGCGGTGCGACGTGCGCAAGCGCGAGGACGTCGAGCGGGTCGCAGCGACGGCCGTGGAGACCTTCGGTGCGATCACAGGCCTGGTCAACGCGGCGTACTCGCACCCCGGTCTCAGCGATCTGCTGGAGACCTCGGACCAGCAGCTGCGTCGGTCGATGGACGTCATCCTGCACGGCGGGTTGGAGATGAGTCGGGCGGTGGTCCCGCACATGGCCGGGGGCGGCTCGATCGTCAACGTCGGCACGATGTCGACCCGCAAGCCGATGCGTGGTGAAGGCGGCTATGCCGTCGCCAAGGCCGCGATGGGGTGCGCCACCCAATACCTGGCTCTCGAGCTCGGCGAGAAGGGCATTCGGGTCAACCAGGCCGTCCTGGGCTGGCTGGACGGACCGGGCGTCCGGTTCTTCCTGACGATGACGGCCGAAGCCTCGGGTATCTCCGAGCAGGAGGTCTACGACGACATAGCGTCACGCAATCCACTCAACCGAATCCCGGCGGACGAGGCGTGTGCCGGAGCCGTCCTGTACTTGCTGTCGAGCCTGGCCTCGGAGGTCACCGGCGCGATCATCGATGTCAATGGCGGGGAGTACATGCCGGCATGA
- a CDS encoding enoyl-CoA hydratase family protein → MSVTSVLRDDGILVVTMAHPPVNALPVQGWFDIAAALDVAAANPAIKVVVLRAEGKGFNAGVDIKEMQNTTGFDALIGANKGCFAAFKSVYECPVPVIAAVHGFCVGGGVGLVGNADIVVASDDAYFGVPEVNQGALGAATHLARLVPQHLMRTLYFTARTIPAKDLVQHGSVYDVVPRDQLDDLALGLAAEIAAKDGRVIRAAKEALNGIDPMDVNTSYRFEQGFTMELNLMGVSDELRDDFAGTAKSQRNVGTDKTEGNT, encoded by the coding sequence ATGAGCGTCACTTCCGTCCTCCGAGACGACGGCATCCTGGTCGTCACGATGGCCCATCCGCCGGTCAACGCGCTCCCCGTCCAAGGGTGGTTCGATATCGCGGCGGCGCTGGACGTGGCCGCGGCCAACCCGGCGATCAAGGTCGTCGTGCTCCGGGCCGAGGGCAAGGGATTCAACGCCGGCGTGGACATCAAGGAGATGCAGAACACGACGGGCTTCGACGCCCTGATCGGTGCCAACAAGGGCTGTTTCGCTGCCTTCAAGTCGGTGTACGAGTGCCCCGTTCCGGTCATCGCCGCGGTCCACGGGTTCTGCGTCGGGGGCGGTGTCGGACTCGTCGGCAACGCCGACATCGTGGTCGCGAGCGACGACGCCTACTTCGGCGTCCCGGAGGTCAACCAAGGTGCGCTGGGTGCGGCCACCCACCTCGCACGGCTCGTTCCCCAGCACCTGATGCGCACGCTCTACTTCACGGCCAGGACGATCCCGGCCAAGGACCTCGTCCAGCACGGGTCGGTGTACGACGTCGTGCCGCGTGATCAGCTCGATGATCTCGCCCTGGGACTCGCCGCGGAGATCGCCGCCAAGGACGGCCGGGTCATCCGCGCCGCGAAGGAGGCGCTCAACGGGATCGACCCCATGGACGTCAACACCAGCTACCGCTTCGAGCAGGGCTTCACGATGGAGCTCAACCTCATGGGCGTGAGCGACGAGCTTCGCGACGACTTCGCCGGAACGGCAAAGAGTCAGCGCAACGTGGGAACAGACAAGACAGAGGGCAACACATGA